In Sebastes fasciatus isolate fSebFas1 chromosome 15, fSebFas1.pri, whole genome shotgun sequence, a genomic segment contains:
- the LOC141783413 gene encoding uncharacterized protein LOC141783413: MHPCPDCPKSFPSPYKLQRHYVIHTGQKPFTCAICGNAFTQSDHLRTHMQKVHHSRLPTDRLRRGGIATRNQQANCGKPAAGINTHGSSNYTVLPSMVSSSVASQLEWKRENVAHKTGNPPKNMPRVNDASVTWSCISNVDPIPREQVDSASADTSVRSASNGYTCKVCLESFTSSLHLWIHSTIHDKPKQFDRGREPDQAFSKQAYSKEHLQSQELSSGRSKTTLKHQCPACLKTFCSPSKLQRHFLNHTGQKPYSCTMCRKAFTQKVHLKSHLSTANTCSHSAHTERNMQSFCNSKQTSGLQPQSSLQQHPTSHPTSHPSPVNSSVELELQCKISVNAVQDLNKTEIKSDAVVKPQQSLNTRSQCWSVCQKSDEQERQHSTHKDLKPFQCMICNRSFQLEITLIRHHKIHRSQKELRSPSTVQNSNNLKMPDSEAIKPEPSHADPIDLNVIVKPENWSENCGDYNESLLQDSELITPAEQGRETCHATSEQQRINSLHQCHTCLKCFPSVSKLQRHMMTHTGQRPFGCEMCAKRFRQKTHLRVHSRTHLWSRYHKQRSLYINRPTSCIGGFNTRPAADVPVQEMLLHKKDFDTHVGSDVVPVKHLDPTASMVIIQNDKRESDNKLLPRTSKKNEVVRMVSTVTEKRTQIAKSTQNPGNVQHKCFQCLKCFPSASKLQRHEMVHTGLKPFQCVSCGKAFRQNPHLKVHERLHCKRKPSKPVSQQGNMRKLKANSLQQLYPRISVRIPQQTKSVYTDSKLSNSDGAVSNGVSASLCTRREISITKVNSFFKTNCKSNVTFKNKKLHTCRICFKSFMFPYKLSRHMVTHSGIRPYKCTLCSRTFTQCGHLKIHENKCRQGNKVLHCIQAEMMNAKHLQDKCIENRSDCTNFNVDALREQLESHYTSVGHHSFTDGDASYCSEAIDSEWLAVPEVGLQEEDNESEKKQRDDCNQATDHCNFSFPSELAFEIDKLVQNPNMAALPLSHQYEGNAHNAEVPCQPKGVAAISNSNKLLSDELVSSVIENQMQPDDYWCEPLIVFECAKCSVSFNSENNLKQHICSTNGSPKMTAQKHCCDICFKHFASPSKLKRHYLTHTGQRPFGCDICGKTFTQATHVRTHRLTH, translated from the coding sequence ATGCATCCCTGCCCTGATTGTCCAAAATCCTTCCCGTCGCCATATAAACTTCAGAGACATTATGTCATCCACACTGGCCAGAAGCCCTTCACCTGCGCAATCTGTGGAAATGCCTTCACACAGTCCGATCATTTAAGAACGCACATGCAGAAAGTCCATCATTCAAGGCTTCCAACAGACCGTCTACGCCGGGGTGGCATCGCAACTCGTAACCAACAAGCAAATTGTGGTAAACCAGCTGCGGGGATTAACACACACGGCAGTAGTAATTACACTGTACTACCTTCGATGGTGTCGTCTTCTGTGGCTTCACAGCTGGAGTGGAAAAGGGAAAATGTGGCTCACAAAACTGGAAATCCACCAAAAAATATGCCACGTGTAAATGACGCCTCAGTGACTTGGAGCTGTATCTCAAATGTGGATCCAATACCTCGGGAGCAAGTTGATTCTGCAAGTGCAGACACATCTGTACGCAGTGCCAGCAATGGATACACATGCAAAGTCTGCTTGGAGTCATTTACTTCATCTCTTCATCTTTGGATTCACTCAACAATTCATGACAAACCAAAACAATTTGATAGGGGCAGAGAGCCAGACCAGGCTTTTTCTAAACAAGCCTATTCGAAAGAGCACTTGCAGTCACAAGAATTGAGCTCCGGCAGAAGCAAAACTACTTTGAAACACCAGTGTCCTGCATGTCTcaaaaccttctgctcaccaTCCAAACTACAACGGCATTTCCTTAATCATACGGGGCAGAAACCCTACTCATGTACGATGTGCAGGAAAGCCTTCACACAGAAGGTACACTTGAAATCCCATTTAAGTACAGCAAATACATGTTCACATTCTGCCCACACTGAAAGGAACATGCAGAGCTTTTGCAATAGCAAACAAACCTCAGGTCTGCAGCCTCAGTCTTCACTTCAACAACATCCCACCAGCCATCCCACCAGCCATCCCTCTCCAGTGAATTCCTCAGTAGAACTGGAGCTCCAGTGTAAAATAAGTGTGAATGCTGTGCAGGACCTGAACAAGACCGAAATCAAGTCGGACGCCGTCGTAAAACCACAGCAATCATTAAATACACGCAGCCAGTGTTGGAGTGTTTGTCAGAAGTCAGATGAACAAGAGCGGCAACACTCAACACATAAAGACTTGAAGCCATTCCAGTGCATGATCTGCAACAGGTCGTTTCAGTTGGAAATTACTTTGATACGTCATCATAAAATTCATAGGAGCCAAAAAGAATTACGAAGTCCTTCCACTGTGCAAAACAGCAATAATTTGAAAATGCCTGATTCCGAAGCAATAAAACCTGAACCCAGTCATGCAGATCCAATTGACTTGAATGTCATTGTTAAACCAGAAAACTGGAGTGAAAATTGCGGTGATTACAATGAGTCTCTTCTTCAGGATTCTGAGTTAATCACACCAGCAGAACAAGGGAGGGAAACCTGCCATGCCACCAGCGAGCAGCAGAGAATTAACTCATTACATCAGTGCcatacatgtttaaaatgttttccatcTGTATCAAAACTCCAAAGGCACATGATGACTCATACTGGACAAAGGCCATTTGGCTGTGAGATGTGTGCAAAGAGATTTCGTCAGAAAACACACTTGAGGGTCCATAGTCGCACTCATCTGTGGTCTAGATATCACAAACAACGATCATTGTATATTAATCGGCCAACTTCTTGCATAGGTGGGTTTAACACAAGGCCTGCAGCAGACGTCCCGGTCCAGGAAATGTTGCTACATAAGAAGGATTTTGACACACACGTTGGCAGCGATGTAGTCCCTGTGAAACATCTGGATCCGACTGCTTCCATGGTAATTATTCAGAATGACAAAAGAGAATCGGATAACAAGTTGTTGCCACGTACCTCAAAGAAAAATGAGGTTGTGCGCATGGTTTCTACAGTGACTGAGAAAAGGACACAGATTGCTAAATCAACGCAAAATCCAGGCAATGTGCAACACAAGTGCTTCCAGTGTTTAAAGTGTTTTCCAAGTGCCTCTAAATTACAAAGGCATGAGATGGTGCACACAGGCTTGAAACCATTTCAGTGTGTTTCGTGTGGGAAAGCATTCAGGCAAAATCCACATCTGAAAGTCCATGAAAGACTTCACTGTAAGAGGAAACCATCCAAGCCAGTCAGTCAACAGGGGAACATGAGAAAACTGAAAGCAAATAGTCTACAGCAGCTTTACCCGAGGATCAGCGTTCGTATCCCACAACAGACAAAATCGGTGTACACAGATAGTAAACTTTCAAATTCTGATGGTGCTGTAAGTAATGGAGTGAGTGCGTCGCTCTGCACCAGACGTGAAATATCCATCACAAAAGTGAACAGTTTCTTTAAGACAAACTGTAAAAGTAACGTAacttttaaaaataagaaaCTTCACACATGCCGAATATGCTTTAAGAGCTTTATGTTTCCCTATAAGCTCTCAAGGCACATGGTCACGCACTCTGGGATAAGGCCATACAAATGCACTTTGTGCAGCAGAACCTTCACTCAGTGTGGTCATCTAAAAATTCATGAGAACAAATGCAGACAGGGTAACAAGGTCTTGCATTGTATCCAAGCAGAAATGATGAATGCCAAGCATCTCCAGGataaatgcattgaaaatcgtAGCGATTGCACTAATTTTAATGTGGATGCATTGAGAGAGCAGCTGGAGTCACATTATACAAGTGTTGGTCATCACTCATTTACTGATGGAGATGCATCTTATTGTTCAGAGGCAATAGATTCTGAATGGTTGGCAGTGCCAGAAGTAGGCTTACAAGAGGAGGATAATGAATCGGAGAAAAAGCAGAGAGACGATTGTAATCAGGCTACAGACCATTGTAATTTTTCATTTCCCTCTGAACTTGCCTTTGAAATAGACAAGCTTGTCCAAAATCCAAACATGGCAGCTCTACCTTTGTCACATCAATATGAGGGCAATGCACATAATGCAGAAGTACCATGTCAGCCTAAAGGAGTTGCGGCTATTTCAAATAGCAACAAGCTGCTCAGTGATGAACTTGTCAGTTCTGTGATTGAGAATCAGATGCAGCCAGATGATTACTGGTGTGAACCACTAATTGTGTTTGAATGTGCCAAGTGCTCTGTAAGttttaacagtgaaaacaatctcaagcagcatatttgttcaaCTAATGGTTCACCTAAAATGACAGCCCAGAAGCATTGTTGTGACATTTGCTTCAAACATTTTGCATCGCCCTCTAAACTGAAAAGGCATTATCTTACCCACACAGGTCAGAGGCCGTTTGGGTGTGACATCTGTGGCAAAACGTTCACACAGGCAACACATGTCAGAACACACCGACTGACTCACtga